A region from the Triticum urartu cultivar G1812 chromosome 1, Tu2.1, whole genome shotgun sequence genome encodes:
- the LOC125517940 gene encoding AAA-ATPase ASD, mitochondrial-like, whose translation MEAIAGDVHAHGYGWAGVWSAAASLIFLWSMVQQHLPAQLEEYLAALSRRLQAAITPYVTISIDEHVPASFGRSEAYLAAEAYLSATCASAARRLRADLAADSDRMSVAVDDHEEVADDFRGAKLWWRKTKTLPRGNVISWSAHEEERRTYCLTFHRRHRGLVDALYLPHVLAEGRAATVRNRQRRLFTNNPSSDWSGYDARVWSHVKLEHPSTFATLGMHPDKKRDIIDDLDMFRDGKDYYASVGKAWKRGYLLFGPPGTGKSTMIAAMAKYLDYDVYDLELTSVKNNTELRRLFIETKGKSIIVVEDIDCSLDLTGKRKKKKKKPNKKKSKSGDKKKKAPPAPGAGKDEENKVTLSGLLNFIDGLWSACGGERIIVFTTNHKEKLDPALIRRGRMDVHIEMSYCCFESFKVLAKNYLHVDDHELFHEIRQLLGAVNMTPADVAENLMPKSKKKDVDTSLARLVKALKEAKEEALAKALAGPEHEEGAEDDDEEEDDSSSSSEEEENGKKKEE comes from the coding sequence ATGGAGGCGATCGCCGGCGACGTCCACGCCCACGGCTACGGCTGGGCCGGGGTGTGGTCGGCGGCGGCCAGCCTCATCTTCCTCTGGTCCATGGTGCAGCAGCACCTCCCCGCCCAGCTCGAGGAGTACCTCGCCGCCCTCTCCCGCCGCCTCCAGGCGGCCATCACCCCCTACGTCACCATCTCCATCGACGAGCACGTCCCCGCCTCCTTCGGCCGCAGCGAGGCCTACCTCGCCGCCGAGGCCTACCTCAGCGCCAcctgcgcctccgccgcccgccgcctccgcgcCGACCTCGCCGCCGACAGCGACCGCATGAGCGTCGCCGTCGACGACCACGAGGAGGTCGCCGACGACTTCCGCGGCGCCAAGCTCTGGTGGCGCAAGACCAAGACGCTCCCCCGCGGCAACGTCATCAGCTGGTCCGCGCACGAGGAGGAGCGTCGCACCTACTGCCTCACcttccaccgccgccaccgcggcCTCGTCGACGCGCTCTACCTCCCGCACGTCCTCGCCGAGGGCCGCGCCGCCACCGTCAGGAACCGCCAGCGCCGCCTCTTCACCAACAACCCCAGCAGCGACTGGTCCGGCTACGACGCGCGCGTCTGGAGCCACGTCAAGCTCGAGCACCCCTCCACCTTCGCCACGCTCGGCATGCACCCGGACAAGAAGCGGGACATCATCGACGACCTCGACATGTTCCGCGACGGCAAGGACTACTACGCCTCCGTCGGCAAGGCGTGGAAGCGCGGCTACCTGCTCTTCGGGCCCCCCGGCACCGGCAAGTCCACCATGATCGCCGCCATGGCAAAGTACCTGGACTACGACGTGTACGACCTGGAGCTGACGTCGGTGAAGAACAACACCGAGCTGCGGAGGCTCTTCATAGAGACCAAGGGCAAGTCCATCATCGTCGTCGAGGACATCGACTGCTCCCTCGACCTCACCGGCAAgcgcaagaagaagaagaagaaaccaaacaagaagaagagcaagagCGGCGACAAAAAGAAGAAGGCCCCGCCGGCGCCAGGCGCCGGCAAGGACGAAGAAAACAAGGTGACGCTGTCGGGGTTGCTCAATTTCATCGACGGGCTGTGGTCGGCATGCGGCGGCGAGCGGATCATCGTGTTCACCACCAACCACAAGGAGAAGCTGGACCCGGCACTGATCCGGCGGGGCAGGATGGACGTGCACATCGAGATGTCATACTGCTGCTTCGAGTCCTTCAAGGTGCTCGCCAAGAACTACCTGCACGTCGACGACCACGAGCTCTTCCATGAAATCCGGCAACTTCTAGGGGCGGTCAATATGACCCCGGCCGACGTGGCCGAGAACCTGATGCCCAAGTCCAAAAAGAAGGATGTGGACACCTCCCTGGCCAGGCTGGTCAAAGCGCTCAAGGAAGCAAAGGAGGAAGCGTTGGCCAAAGCACTGGCCGGGCCAGAGCACGAAGAGGGAGCCGaagatgatgacgaggaggaagatgacagcAGCAGCTCGAGCGAAGAGGAGGAAAATGGGAAGAAAAAAGAAGAGTAG